Proteins encoded together in one Micromonospora auratinigra window:
- a CDS encoding PIG-L family deacetylase, whose protein sequence is MTRRSLTLMAVHAHPDDEATSTGGVLARYAAEGVTTVLVTCTDGRCGDGPDGVKPGDPGHDPDAVVAMRRAELAASCEALKVTHLETLDYADSGMMGWATNHAPEAFWNTPVDEAADRLAELIRRYRPDVIVTYDENGFYGHPDHIQAHRITMAAVQRTDVAAKVYWTTVPRSAFQEFGRVMKEIGVEFPEPDGTEGMPELGLPDDEITTWVDTTAYGGQKFASLAAHASQAENIFFLQLGQDRFTELMGRETFVRVRDTTGAPTPEDDLFAGLR, encoded by the coding sequence GTGACGCGACGATCCCTGACCCTGATGGCGGTGCACGCGCACCCCGACGACGAGGCGACCAGCACGGGCGGCGTGCTCGCCCGCTACGCGGCGGAGGGCGTGACGACCGTCCTCGTGACCTGCACGGACGGGCGGTGCGGCGACGGCCCCGACGGGGTCAAGCCGGGCGACCCCGGGCACGACCCGGACGCCGTGGTGGCGATGCGCCGGGCCGAGCTGGCGGCCAGCTGCGAGGCGCTGAAGGTCACCCATCTGGAGACGCTGGACTACGCCGACTCGGGGATGATGGGGTGGGCGACCAACCACGCCCCGGAGGCGTTCTGGAACACGCCGGTCGACGAGGCCGCGGACCGGCTGGCCGAGCTGATCCGCCGGTACCGCCCCGACGTGATCGTCACCTACGACGAGAACGGCTTCTACGGCCACCCCGACCACATCCAGGCGCACCGCATCACGATGGCCGCCGTGCAGCGCACCGACGTGGCCGCGAAGGTCTACTGGACCACGGTGCCGCGCAGCGCCTTCCAGGAGTTCGGGCGGGTGATGAAGGAGATCGGCGTCGAGTTCCCGGAGCCGGACGGCACCGAGGGGATGCCGGAGCTCGGCCTGCCCGACGACGAGATCACCACCTGGGTGGACACCACCGCCTACGGCGGCCAGAAGTTCGCGTCCCTGGCCGCCCACGCCAGCCAGGCCGAGAACATCTTCTTCCTGCAACTGGGCCAGGACCGGTTCACCGAGCTGATGGGGCGGGAGACCTTCGTCCGGGTGCGGGACACCACCGGCGCCCCGACACCGGAGGACGACCTGTTCGCCGGGCTGCGCTGA
- a CDS encoding DinB family protein → MAEDGATAFVDRDLRGARFDRTTLAGAVMRGVDVRGLDIDAPWLADGPLLVNGVDVTPLVEAELNRRFPGRELRRAVDPAGLRAAWTAVERAWAAAVDRVAALPEGAADVSVDGEWSFAQTLRHLAFATDAWLGKAVLRRPQPFHPLGQPHVEYATDGYDTSIFATDRPSFAEVLDLRAERQAMVRDFLATATPELLAQPRPTAWSPEHEEPVRHCLYVILDEEWEHLRFALRDLDAQERAAA, encoded by the coding sequence ATGGCCGAGGACGGTGCCACCGCGTTCGTCGACCGCGATCTGCGGGGCGCGCGGTTCGACCGCACCACGTTGGCGGGCGCGGTGATGCGCGGCGTCGACGTGCGCGGGCTCGACATCGACGCGCCGTGGCTGGCGGACGGCCCGCTGCTGGTCAACGGAGTCGACGTCACGCCGCTGGTCGAGGCCGAGCTCAACCGCCGGTTCCCCGGGCGCGAGCTGCGCCGGGCCGTGGATCCGGCCGGGCTGCGCGCCGCCTGGACGGCGGTGGAACGCGCCTGGGCCGCCGCGGTCGACCGGGTGGCGGCCCTGCCCGAGGGTGCCGCCGACGTCTCGGTCGATGGCGAGTGGTCGTTCGCGCAGACCCTGCGCCACCTGGCGTTCGCCACCGACGCCTGGCTGGGCAAGGCGGTCCTGCGCCGGCCGCAGCCCTTCCACCCGCTCGGCCAGCCGCACGTGGAGTACGCGACCGACGGCTACGACACGTCGATCTTCGCCACCGACCGGCCGAGCTTCGCCGAGGTGCTCGACCTGCGGGCCGAGCGGCAGGCGATGGTGCGCGACTTCCTCGCCACCGCCACGCCGGAGCTGCTCGCCCAGCCCCGCCCGACCGCCTGGTCGCCCGAGCACGAGGAACCGGTACGCCACTGCCTCTACGTCATCCTCGACGAGGAGTGGGAGCACCTGCGCTTCGCGCTGCGCGACCTCGACGCCCAGGAGCGGGCCGCGGCGTGA
- a CDS encoding DUF2188 domain-containing protein — translation MATGDIDTYHENGQWKNRPEGNDRATSRHDTKAEAEAAGRDLAVERGTEHVIKKQDGTIGEKNTYPRSRDPREIPG, via the coding sequence GTGGCCACCGGGGACATCGACACCTACCACGAGAACGGGCAGTGGAAGAACCGGCCGGAGGGCAACGACCGCGCGACGAGCCGGCACGACACCAAGGCCGAGGCGGAAGCGGCCGGCCGTGACCTGGCCGTGGAGCGGGGCACCGAGCACGTGATCAAGAAGCAGGACGGCACGATCGGGGAGAAGAACACCTACCCGCGCAGCCGCGACCCGCGCGAGATCCCGGGCTGA
- a CDS encoding AfsR/SARP family transcriptional regulator: MQVSFGVLGPVTAWDDTGAPRDVKGPRHRAVLARLIVARGRMVPVERLVDDLWTAPPPGAVSALRTFVAALRRALEPDRRPREPARLLVTEGPGYALRATPDTVDAWRFESALADATDAAPRAALDRIDEALGWWRGPAYADFSDEPWAVTERSRLEQLRLTAIERRAEALLALGRPADVVPDLDAHISGHPWREDAWRLLALALYRAGRQRDALAVLRRARDLLREQLGVDPGPRLRQLETDLLRQADEAPAEPGPLGPAQVWAAAAAAYERVVVPGSPARLESTVGLLRSLAVTGPSGLEAAARQRVAAISAAEQLGDPDLTARIIGGYDVPAVWTRADDPALAARVVAAAEQALAGLRPGASEATRARLLATIAVESRGTRSPRGPEAAREAERLARRLADPGLLAFALNGRFMQTFHRAGLAAERDEIGTELVALGERHGLVTSAILGHLIRLQARGALADFGTADAHAAAVDALADRHGHPLAGVFTAGYRAMRLAAGGAPVAEAESGYRAAAARLAGSGMPGVERGLLPLALLCLRVWHGVPAPADEDTDWGPYAPWARPLVLLARDDRRGAAAALRRTPEPPRDLLLEALWCLTAQAAVSLDDPAAMRRSHRALAPAAAELAGAGSGLLTVGPVRRHLDRLAAALRDR; this comes from the coding sequence GTGCAGGTCAGCTTCGGCGTGCTCGGGCCGGTGACCGCCTGGGACGACACCGGCGCGCCGCGCGACGTGAAGGGACCCCGGCACCGGGCGGTGCTGGCCCGGCTGATCGTGGCGCGGGGCCGGATGGTCCCGGTCGAGCGGCTCGTGGACGACCTCTGGACGGCACCCCCGCCGGGCGCGGTGAGCGCCCTGCGGACCTTCGTGGCGGCGTTGCGGCGGGCCCTGGAGCCGGACCGGCGGCCCCGCGAGCCGGCCCGGCTGCTGGTCACCGAGGGGCCCGGCTACGCGCTGCGGGCGACGCCGGACACGGTCGACGCCTGGCGGTTCGAGTCGGCGCTCGCCGACGCCACCGACGCCGCTCCCCGGGCGGCGCTGGACCGGATCGACGAGGCGCTCGGCTGGTGGCGGGGGCCCGCGTACGCCGACTTCTCCGACGAGCCGTGGGCGGTGACGGAGCGCTCCCGGCTGGAGCAGCTGCGGTTGACCGCGATCGAGCGGCGGGCCGAGGCGCTGCTGGCGCTCGGCCGCCCCGCCGACGTCGTGCCGGACCTCGACGCCCACATCAGTGGCCACCCGTGGCGGGAGGACGCCTGGCGGCTGCTGGCGCTGGCGCTCTACCGGGCCGGACGGCAACGCGACGCGCTCGCGGTGCTGCGCCGCGCCCGGGACCTGCTGCGGGAACAGTTGGGGGTGGACCCCGGCCCACGGCTGCGCCAACTGGAGACCGACCTGCTCCGGCAGGCCGACGAGGCGCCGGCCGAGCCGGGGCCGCTTGGGCCGGCGCAGGTCTGGGCGGCGGCCGCGGCCGCGTACGAGCGGGTCGTGGTGCCCGGCTCGCCGGCGCGGCTGGAGTCGACCGTCGGGCTGCTCCGCAGCCTCGCGGTGACCGGCCCCTCCGGGCTGGAGGCCGCGGCGCGGCAACGGGTCGCGGCGATCTCCGCCGCCGAGCAGCTCGGTGACCCGGACCTCACCGCCCGGATCATCGGCGGCTACGACGTGCCGGCCGTCTGGACCCGGGCGGACGACCCGGCGCTGGCGGCGCGGGTGGTGGCGGCGGCCGAGCAGGCGCTGGCCGGGCTGCGCCCCGGCGCGTCCGAGGCCACCCGGGCCCGGTTGCTGGCCACGATCGCGGTGGAGTCGCGCGGCACCCGGTCACCGCGCGGACCCGAGGCGGCCCGGGAGGCGGAGCGGCTCGCCCGCCGGCTGGCCGACCCCGGGCTGCTGGCCTTCGCCCTCAACGGACGGTTCATGCAGACCTTCCACCGGGCCGGGCTGGCCGCCGAGCGGGACGAGATCGGCACGGAACTCGTCGCGCTGGGCGAACGGCACGGGCTGGTGACGTCCGCCATCCTCGGGCACCTGATCCGGCTCCAGGCGCGCGGCGCGCTGGCCGACTTCGGCACCGCCGACGCGCACGCCGCGGCCGTGGACGCGCTCGCCGACCGGCACGGCCATCCGCTCGCCGGGGTGTTCACCGCCGGCTACCGGGCGATGCGGCTGGCCGCCGGGGGCGCCCCGGTGGCCGAGGCGGAGTCCGGCTACCGGGCGGCGGCGGCCCGGCTGGCCGGCAGCGGCATGCCCGGGGTGGAACGGGGACTGCTCCCGCTGGCGCTGCTCTGCCTGCGGGTGTGGCACGGCGTGCCCGCACCGGCCGACGAGGACACCGACTGGGGCCCGTACGCCCCCTGGGCCCGTCCGCTGGTCCTGCTCGCGCGCGACGACCGCCGGGGCGCGGCGGCGGCGCTGCGCCGGACCCCGGAGCCGCCCCGCGACCTGCTGCTGGAGGCGCTCTGGTGCCTCACCGCACAGGCCGCCGTGTCGCTCGACGACCCGGCCGCGATGCGTCGCTCCCACCGTGCGCTCGCCCCGGCGGCGGCCGAGCTGGCCGGCGCCGGCAGCGGGCTGCTCACGGTCGGACCCGTCCGCCGGCACCTCGACCGGCTCGCCGCCGCCCTGCGCGACCGCTGA
- a CDS encoding polyprenyl synthetase family protein, which produces MAPTTGVAGDHVERMLARYRDLALGALLDDVPAGGPRYLYDLVTEYPRRWGKGLRAALCLATCRAFGGAPSVGLNAAVTVELFHNAFLIHDDIQDASEQRRGGRTLHAEYGVGVALNVGNMTNLLALQRLAANRAALGSGIAWRLFEETELMLRHSLEGQAIEVGWIRDNVGDLDADDYYRMCLKKTSWYTCIYPCRTGILAATGRERAVDVLDRYGWYLGAAFQIQDDALNLTGDYADYGKEIAGDLWEGKRTLILIDFLRRCTADERERLVEFLGRTRAQRTAAEVRWLHGRLLAYDCVEAARRSARDLAAAARREGERALGSAVDTEDGRFLLDLTDYVVDRSR; this is translated from the coding sequence ATGGCCCCCACCACCGGGGTGGCCGGCGACCACGTCGAGCGGATGCTGGCGCGCTACCGCGACCTGGCCCTCGGCGCGCTCCTCGACGACGTGCCCGCGGGCGGCCCGCGCTACCTCTACGACCTGGTCACCGAGTACCCGCGACGCTGGGGCAAGGGCCTGCGGGCCGCGCTCTGCCTCGCCACCTGCCGGGCGTTCGGCGGCGCGCCGTCGGTGGGGCTCAACGCCGCCGTGACCGTGGAGCTGTTCCACAACGCCTTCCTCATCCACGACGACATCCAGGACGCCAGCGAGCAGCGGCGTGGCGGCCGGACGCTGCACGCCGAGTACGGGGTGGGCGTGGCGCTGAACGTCGGCAACATGACCAACCTGCTGGCGTTGCAGCGACTCGCCGCGAACCGGGCGGCGCTCGGCTCCGGGATCGCCTGGCGGCTGTTCGAGGAGACCGAGCTCATGCTGCGCCACTCACTGGAGGGGCAGGCCATCGAGGTCGGCTGGATCCGCGACAACGTGGGCGACCTGGACGCCGACGACTACTACCGGATGTGCCTGAAGAAGACCTCCTGGTACACCTGCATCTACCCGTGCCGGACCGGGATCCTGGCCGCCACCGGCCGGGAGCGGGCGGTCGACGTGCTGGACCGGTACGGCTGGTACCTGGGCGCGGCGTTCCAGATCCAGGACGACGCGCTCAACCTGACCGGCGACTACGCCGACTACGGCAAGGAGATCGCGGGTGACCTCTGGGAGGGCAAGCGGACCCTCATCCTGATCGACTTCCTGCGGCGGTGCACCGCGGACGAGCGGGAGCGGCTGGTCGAGTTCCTGGGCCGGACCCGAGCGCAACGCACCGCGGCCGAGGTGCGCTGGCTGCACGGCCGGCTGCTCGCGTACGACTGCGTGGAGGCGGCCCGGCGCAGCGCGCGGGACCTGGCGGCGGCCGCCCGGCGGGAGGGTGAGCGGGCGCTGGGCTCCGCCGTCGACACCGAGGACGGCCGCTTCCTGCTGGACCTGACCGACTACGTGGTGGACCGCAGCCGCTAG
- a CDS encoding alpha/beta fold hydrolase translates to MTPAIPGFDQQRVTVAEGVTLHAAVGGAGSPVVLLHGFPQTHLMWRHVAADLAADHLVICPDLRGYGASDKPSADDETTYAKRTMAADVVALAGALGHDRFALVGHDRGALVAVRAGLDHPDTVTHLGVLDVLPTLDMWEVLHGASAAVAFHLYLMAQPPGLPEQMIRNSADAFFGHFLDAWGGSERAVPPAVRAHYLAASGAAVDSIVADYRASAGIDVAHDEADRVADRRLTMPVTVVQQDWGAALGYDGAALWRAWAPLVEHHLTGAGHFMAEEAPEEITGRIRALLAR, encoded by the coding sequence ATGACACCCGCCATTCCCGGCTTCGACCAGCAGCGCGTCACCGTCGCCGAGGGGGTCACCCTGCACGCGGCGGTGGGCGGCGCCGGCAGCCCGGTCGTGCTGCTGCACGGCTTCCCGCAGACCCACCTCATGTGGCGGCACGTCGCCGCCGACCTGGCCGCCGACCATCTGGTGATCTGCCCGGACCTGCGCGGCTACGGCGCCAGCGACAAGCCCTCGGCGGACGACGAGACGACGTACGCCAAGCGGACCATGGCGGCGGACGTCGTGGCCCTGGCCGGCGCGCTCGGCCATGACCGGTTCGCGCTCGTCGGCCACGACCGGGGCGCGCTGGTCGCGGTGCGGGCCGGACTCGACCACCCGGACACGGTCACCCACCTCGGCGTGCTCGACGTGCTGCCGACGCTGGACATGTGGGAGGTGCTGCACGGCGCGTCCGCCGCCGTCGCCTTCCACCTCTACCTCATGGCCCAACCGCCCGGCCTGCCCGAGCAGATGATCAGGAACAGCGCGGACGCGTTCTTCGGCCACTTCCTCGACGCCTGGGGCGGCAGCGAGCGGGCCGTCCCGCCGGCGGTGCGCGCCCACTACCTGGCGGCGTCCGGCGCGGCAGTGGACTCCATCGTCGCCGACTACCGCGCCTCGGCCGGCATCGACGTCGCCCACGACGAGGCGGACCGGGTCGCCGACCGGCGGCTGACCATGCCGGTCACCGTCGTCCAGCAGGACTGGGGAGCGGCGCTCGGCTACGACGGCGCGGCGCTCTGGCGGGCCTGGGCCCCGCTGGTGGAACACCACCTCACCGGTGCCGGCCACTTCATGGCCGAGGAGGCGCCCGAGGAGATCACCGGCCGGATCCGCGCGCTCCTGGCCCGCTAG
- a CDS encoding TetR/AcrR family transcriptional regulator, whose product MPKKVDHRERRTRIADALVRVAAEQGLEAVSLRHVAAEAGVSAGMVQHYFRTKDEMMAFAMAVVRERGQARVAAAVAGLGEDPPPRLLLRTLIGALLPLDEGTRDDGRVALAFLAHLAVRPAAAPGLREETAQLTEFIAGLLPSRDAAAAAGLLALMEGLGVYLLGGQYTGEQALGALDAHLDLLFDRAA is encoded by the coding sequence ATGCCCAAGAAGGTCGATCACCGGGAGCGACGCACCCGGATCGCGGACGCCCTGGTGCGGGTCGCTGCCGAGCAGGGCCTAGAGGCCGTGAGCCTCCGTCACGTGGCGGCCGAGGCCGGCGTGTCCGCCGGCATGGTCCAGCACTACTTCCGCACCAAGGACGAGATGATGGCCTTCGCGATGGCCGTGGTCCGCGAGCGCGGGCAGGCCCGGGTCGCCGCGGCGGTGGCGGGACTGGGCGAGGACCCGCCACCGCGGCTGCTGCTGCGCACGCTGATCGGCGCGCTGCTGCCGCTCGACGAGGGGACCCGCGACGACGGGCGGGTGGCGCTGGCGTTCCTCGCCCACCTCGCCGTACGCCCAGCGGCCGCGCCCGGCCTGCGCGAGGAGACCGCGCAGCTGACCGAGTTCATCGCAGGCCTCCTGCCGTCGCGGGACGCGGCCGCCGCGGCCGGCCTGCTCGCGCTGATGGAAGGGCTGGGCGTCTACCTGCTCGGCGGCCAGTACACCGGCGAGCAGGCGCTGGGCGCGCTGGACGCCCACCTCGACCTGCTCTTCGACCGGGCGGCCTAG